In one window of Euzebya rosea DNA:
- the coxB gene encoding cytochrome c oxidase subunit II: MHRAVGIVAAAVMGSLDPRGPAARAIDDLWVLMLVLGVATFAIFAVLLVLGVRRRAVDADAQPSTRMIVWGGIVLPVVVVGAVFVATLDTMADTPTSAPDGAVTVEVTGHQFWWEVRYPDAGVVTANEIHIPAGQQVAVELTSADVVHSFWVPQLTGKLDALPDRTHTLVLEADEPGEYRGACAEFCGIQHANMGLLVIAHDQPDFDAWLAGQAEPATAPADELTARGRDVVAGPGNCMECHAIDGARGDGPPAPDLTHFASRRTIAAATLPNTPDDLARWLEDPQHVKPGALMEPSGLDAADLEAVLAYLESLG; this comes from the coding sequence GTGCATCGCGCCGTCGGCATCGTGGCGGCTGCCGTCATGGGCAGCCTGGACCCACGTGGGCCGGCGGCGAGGGCCATCGACGACCTGTGGGTCCTGATGCTGGTCCTCGGGGTCGCCACGTTCGCGATCTTCGCGGTGCTGCTCGTCCTCGGCGTCCGACGGCGGGCCGTCGACGCCGACGCCCAGCCCAGCACCCGGATGATCGTCTGGGGTGGGATCGTCCTGCCCGTGGTTGTCGTCGGTGCGGTCTTCGTGGCCACCCTCGACACGATGGCCGACACCCCAACGTCGGCGCCCGACGGCGCGGTGACGGTGGAGGTGACCGGCCATCAGTTCTGGTGGGAGGTCCGTTACCCGGATGCCGGCGTCGTCACCGCCAACGAGATCCACATCCCCGCCGGGCAGCAGGTGGCCGTCGAGCTCACGTCGGCCGACGTCGTCCACTCCTTCTGGGTCCCGCAGCTGACCGGCAAGCTCGACGCCCTGCCCGACCGGACCCACACCCTCGTGCTCGAGGCCGACGAACCCGGTGAGTACCGCGGCGCCTGCGCGGAGTTCTGCGGCATCCAGCACGCCAACATGGGCCTGCTCGTCATCGCCCACGACCAGCCGGACTTCGACGCCTGGCTGGCAGGGCAGGCGGAACCGGCCACCGCACCCGCCGATGAGCTGACCGCCCGCGGCCGCGACGTCGTCGCCGGACCGGGCAACTGCATGGAGTGCCACGCCATCGACGGCGCCCGCGGCGACGGGCCCCCTGCGCCCGACCTCACCCACTTCGCCAGCCGACGGACGATCGCCGCGGCCACCCTGCCCAACACCCCCGACGACCTCGCCCGGTGGCTCGAGGACCCACAACACGTCAAGCCCGGCGCGCTGATGGAGCCCAGCGGGCTCGACGCGGCCGACCTCGAGGCCGTCCTGGCCTACCTGGAGTCCCTCGGATGA
- the ctaD gene encoding cytochrome c oxidase subunit I, with translation MTESPRDDHVPGLERPASASPTVADVETDEELDRLWADPPGLWGQLRAVQNDNIGLRLLLTGFFFLILGGSVDSVVMRTQLAFPEVGLVGPQLYNELFTNHGSVTMFLVILPIFEGFAILLLPLLLGTREMPFPRLGAFAYWTFLLGGLLYYSATLFQLVPDAGWFAYTPLSGPEFSPDLAIDFWVLGLGVAEVGAIAAGIEIIIGVLKLRAPGMTLTRMPLFAWAMLITAFMILFAFTPLIIGSLLLELDRGFGTQFFNPDAGGSTLLWQHLFWIFGHPEVYIQFLPAAGVVSMVLPVMVRHRTVGYTWIVASMVGIGVLSFGLWAHHMFATGLPTLVLAFFAAASMVIAIPAGVQVFAWVSTIAAGRVRWDTPMLYVMGFLVIFTIGGITGVMTAAVPFDLQVHDSYFVVGHLHYVLIGGVAFPIFAGVHYWWPKFTGKMMDERLGRIEFWLLFVGVNVAFFPMHIVGLQGMPRRVYTYPAEMGWQTANIVSTVGVYIVVVGIATFVWNVVRSYRHGEPAGPNPWGGDTLEWAVPSPPKEHAWTVTPIVTSRHPLWDQDDLHRGDPDVEQLVRGMARWPLRWRAVMAVGTANARPEEIYRVADPSIWPLVAACGTVLIFLSELLKLRPGALVGALVIGFAVIMWNRPTDPPMTVEEERAFEEAHGIPVHAGGSLVISRWGMGLAVLFVSIGFASLLLAYFYLRLENPVWPPSGTAMPDLGSFALGTVLVLAAGASVGLALRRVREGEVTGTTVWLAAGVVLGGAAVAWLFSHLVGLDFDSMTHAYGSMYHTLAGFLLLLLVVGVVMTAMMAVWTVQGHHDQHRHVPITNTATWWAAVVVIWTIGATTLALGPVVT, from the coding sequence ATGACCGAGTCGCCGCGCGACGACCACGTTCCGGGCCTGGAGCGGCCCGCGTCGGCGTCCCCGACCGTCGCCGACGTCGAGACCGACGAGGAGCTCGACCGCCTCTGGGCCGACCCGCCGGGCCTGTGGGGCCAGCTCCGCGCCGTCCAGAACGACAACATCGGCCTGCGCCTCCTGCTGACCGGGTTCTTCTTCCTCATCCTCGGCGGCAGCGTCGACTCCGTCGTGATGCGCACTCAGCTGGCGTTCCCCGAGGTCGGCCTCGTGGGACCGCAGCTGTACAACGAGCTGTTCACCAACCACGGCTCGGTGACCATGTTCCTGGTCATCCTGCCGATCTTCGAGGGCTTCGCGATCCTGCTGCTGCCCCTGCTGCTCGGGACGCGCGAGATGCCGTTCCCGCGGCTGGGCGCCTTCGCCTACTGGACCTTCCTCCTCGGCGGCCTGCTGTACTACTCCGCCACCCTGTTCCAGCTGGTGCCCGACGCGGGCTGGTTCGCCTACACCCCTCTGAGCGGGCCGGAGTTCTCCCCGGACCTCGCCATCGACTTCTGGGTGCTGGGGCTCGGGGTCGCCGAGGTCGGAGCGATCGCCGCCGGTATCGAGATCATCATCGGGGTGCTGAAGCTGCGCGCCCCCGGCATGACGTTGACCCGGATGCCGCTGTTCGCGTGGGCCATGCTCATCACGGCGTTCATGATCCTCTTCGCCTTCACGCCGCTGATCATCGGCAGCCTGCTGCTGGAGCTCGACCGCGGCTTCGGGACCCAGTTCTTCAACCCAGACGCCGGCGGGTCGACGTTGCTGTGGCAACACCTCTTCTGGATCTTCGGGCACCCGGAGGTCTACATCCAGTTCCTGCCCGCCGCGGGTGTCGTCTCCATGGTGCTGCCCGTCATGGTCCGCCACCGCACCGTCGGCTACACCTGGATCGTCGCGTCCATGGTCGGCATCGGCGTGCTGTCCTTCGGCCTGTGGGCCCACCACATGTTCGCCACGGGGTTGCCGACGCTGGTCCTGGCGTTCTTCGCCGCCGCCTCGATGGTCATCGCGATCCCTGCGGGTGTGCAGGTGTTCGCGTGGGTCTCCACCATCGCGGCCGGCCGGGTGCGCTGGGACACCCCCATGCTCTACGTGATGGGGTTCCTCGTGATCTTCACCATCGGGGGCATCACCGGGGTGATGACCGCCGCCGTGCCCTTCGACCTGCAGGTCCACGACAGCTACTTCGTCGTCGGGCACCTCCACTACGTCCTGATCGGTGGGGTCGCCTTCCCCATCTTCGCCGGCGTGCACTACTGGTGGCCGAAGTTCACCGGGAAGATGATGGACGAGCGGCTGGGCCGCATCGAGTTCTGGCTGCTCTTCGTCGGCGTCAACGTGGCGTTCTTCCCGATGCACATCGTCGGGCTGCAGGGCATGCCCCGTCGCGTCTACACCTACCCCGCGGAGATGGGCTGGCAGACCGCCAACATCGTCTCCACCGTCGGTGTGTACATCGTGGTCGTCGGCATCGCGACGTTCGTGTGGAACGTCGTCCGCAGCTACCGCCACGGCGAGCCGGCCGGACCCAACCCGTGGGGCGGCGACACGCTGGAGTGGGCGGTTCCGTCCCCACCCAAGGAACATGCCTGGACCGTCACCCCGATCGTCACCTCGCGACACCCGCTGTGGGACCAGGACGACCTGCACCGCGGCGACCCCGACGTCGAGCAGCTCGTCCGGGGGATGGCCCGATGGCCGCTGCGGTGGCGGGCCGTCATGGCGGTCGGCACCGCCAACGCCCGTCCCGAGGAGATCTACCGGGTGGCCGACCCGTCGATCTGGCCGCTGGTCGCGGCGTGCGGCACGGTGCTCATCTTCCTCAGCGAGCTGCTGAAGCTGCGGCCCGGGGCGCTCGTCGGCGCCCTCGTCATCGGGTTCGCCGTCATCATGTGGAACCGTCCCACCGACCCCCCGATGACGGTGGAGGAGGAGCGGGCGTTCGAGGAGGCCCACGGCATCCCCGTGCACGCCGGCGGCAGCCTGGTCATCTCGCGGTGGGGGATGGGGCTGGCCGTGCTGTTCGTGTCGATCGGCTTCGCGAGCCTGCTGCTGGCGTACTTCTACCTGCGGCTGGAGAACCCGGTCTGGCCGCCGTCGGGGACCGCCATGCCGGACCTCGGCAGCTTCGCGCTGGGCACCGTCCTGGTCCTCGCCGCTGGCGCCTCCGTCGGGCTCGCGCTGCGACGCGTCCGCGAGGGTGAGGTGACCGGCACGACGGTGTGGCTGGCGGCGGGTGTCGTGCTCGGCGGGGCCGCGGTGGCGTGGCTGTTCTCCCACCTGGTGGGCCTGGACTTCGACTCCATGACCCACGCCTACGGGTCGATGTACCACACTCTGGCCGGGTTCCTCCTCCTGCTGCTGGTCGTCGGGGTCGTGATGACGGCGATGATGGCGGTCTGGACCGTCCAGGGGCACCACGACCAGCACCGGCACGTGCCGATCACCAACACCGCCACGTGGTGGGCAGCGGTCGTCGTCATCTGGACGATCGGTGCCACGACGCTCGCGCTGGGGCCGGTGGTGACATGA